In Helianthus annuus cultivar XRQ/B chromosome 9, HanXRQr2.0-SUNRISE, whole genome shotgun sequence, the following are encoded in one genomic region:
- the LOC110875793 gene encoding uncharacterized protein LOC110875793: MDERKKDGVSNQDDRGKSSMQFKGISTRGVGSDGNMVLPRRGIVINEPKPINVIDELTKVTFPVLLEKPVNQGPDCGFSNTIKDGQDGVKEVNADNGSSSKAKSYADSLLTNKNVKLNFRALASDSIHEGCDVVLPRESVRVVQNKMANTLYGYFLGDRVAYPVVDYFVRNNWKKYGVQKSMMNANGFFFFKFSDEAGMLNALKDGPWIIRSQPLFLDIWSPTSKLEKKEVKKVQIWVKIHDVLIAAYTEDGLSMIATTIGEPKVLDSYTSSMCTDMWGWSSYARALIEVSAEKSLRENITLAIPEPEGEGFVKESMSVKYEWSPLRCGHCCVFGHSNETCPNQPKQQGNIRNATRAGKKPVIDDEGYMGVHGKKVAKKTGFPVNKPKPKFEYRPVASKKNHVSGNGSSEPKFQSANPFDVLNDPSVNEEEAGNNSGEVPVDEEENEVEDGFVDGDGGLNRPIKQAEVRQVIKDVNLSLCAVLESHIDPSNLSKICKAVFRSWSWTSNGALCNKGTRIIVGWNPLVFDVMVLFQSDQVMHLQLFFKHEKKMLFCSIIYAANYYISRRELWNHLVLHKALVRNDPWVMLGDFNSALYLEDKSMGCSSISASMRDFQTCVNDIEMLDLNQSGLHFTWSQKPKKGIGLMKKIDRVMGNSQFVTQFPNAVAVFCPARLSDHSPSILKIPVVGKVKHKSFKFANFLVHKPDFLVIVKRIWDTDIRGVYQFSVVKKLRMLKSPLRVLLFQQGNLHKKVQELREKLDQIQRELDSNPASLIIREEETSTRRSYQEALLDEERFLKQKSKVDWLAVGDMNSAFFHSSLKNKVHYSRINVIQDANGKVYEDELVQFAFVNHYENFLGHKGDISLSPAPDLFTNKLNIDVSGHMVRPVTPDEVKGRCSRLGKLLRELNHTILVLLPKTSSPSVVTDYRPVACCNVLYKCISKIVADRIKVGLNDIVSVNQSAFVPGRRISDNVLLTQELMHNYHCNVGPPKCAFKVDIQKAYDTVDWNFLKGILFGFGFHPTMVHWIMLCVSTTTYSVCVNGEVHGFFKGSRGLRQGDPVSPYLFTLVMEVLTAILQHTVRIDNSFKFHNKCERQQIINLCFADDLFIFAKGEIASARCIMKALDSFTKMSGLLASVQKSTVFFSNVPSYVKSAILNIMPFKEGSLPVKYLGVPLISSRLLHKDCFLLVEKLEKRILHWRNKLLSSAGRLQLIISVLSSMHICWSSVFIFPNREIQKLEALMRNFLWSRDSAFQKGRSKVSWKTVYVPKFEGGLGIRRISDVNLALMTTHIWSILSRRQSVWVEWVHSYRLRGKSFWVCKIPSSCCWSWRKLLQLRPIVRKFFWSDIGNGSATSAWHDNWSEIGPLDQYLSPRMIANAGFNMELKVSDVNSDNSWSWPVAWRDLYPVLIQLDSVSLQPNKSDKVLWRQGDHKHVFSSSRAWESVRYHAEEVDWCRIVWFGQCIPRHAFLLWLIMRRKLLTQDKILSWDFSRRKNMNMVCCLLCYANHDSHSHLFFECKFSTQVWLLVRQKAGMDSVHAKWDDIVNWLLDRSNSKLASVYVAKLIVAATAYYIWQERNARLFRNQVRPPESLSDIIIQQVRYKLIGAKLKKCENVRRLLRAWDIEGSVLHDDGG; the protein is encoded by the exons ATGGATGAACGTAAAAAAGATGGGGTGAGTAACCAAGATGATCGTGGTAAGTCGTCGATGCAGTTCAAGGGTATTTCTACCCGTGGAGTTGGTAGTGATGGTAATATGGTTCTGCCGAGAAGGGGTATTGTCATCAATGAACCTAAGCCGATTAATGTTATTGATGAATTAACCAAGGTTACGTTTCCGGTTCTGTTGGAAAAGCCGGTGAACCAAGGTCCGGATTGTGGTTTTTCGAATACAATAAAGGATGGGCAAGATGGGGTCAAAGAGGTTAATGCGGATAATGGCAGCTCTTCGAAAGCTAAATCATATGCTGATTCGTTACTTACTAACAAGAATGTTAAGCTGAATTTTCGTGCTCTTGCTAGTGATAGTATCCATGAGGGGTGTGATGTCGTTCTTCCAAGGGAATCTGTGCGGGTAGTTCAAAACAAAATGGCTAATACCCtatatggttattttctgggtGATCGGGTAGCTTATCCGGTTGTCGATTATTTTGTACGTAATAACTGGAAGAAGTATGGTGTCCAGAAATCTATGATGAATGCTAACGGGTTTTTTTTCTTCAAGTTCTCGGATGAGGCAGGTATGCTAAATGCTTTGAAAGATGGCCCATGGATTATTCGGTCGCAACCTCTTTTTCTAGACATTTGGAGCCCGACTTCAAAATTGGAAAAAAAGGAAGTAAAGAAAGTGCAGATTTGGGTTAAAATTCATGATGTTCTGATTGCGGCTTATACGGAGGATGGTCTAAGTATGATTGCAACTACAATTGGGGAGCCGAAAGTCTTGGATTCTTATACGTCGTCGATGTGTACGGATATGTGGGGATGGAGTAGTTATGCAAGAGCGTTAATAGAAGTCTCGGCTGAGAAGAGCTTAAGGGAGAACATTACGTTAGCGATTCCTGAACCGGAGGGGGAGGGTTTTGTTAAGGAGTCGATGTCGGTTAAGTATGAATGGTCCCCGTTGAGATGCGGCCATTGTTGTGTTTTTGGGCATTCTAATGAAACGTGTCCTAACCAACCTAAACAGCAGGGTAATATCCGTAATGCTACTAGGGCTGGTAAGAAACCAGTGATCGATGATGAGGGTTATATGGGTGTTCATGGTAAGAAGGTTGCTAAGAAGACTGGTTTCCCGGTCAATAAGCCGAAACCAAAGTTTGAATATCGGCCTGTTGCTTCTAAGAAGAATCATGTGTCGGGTAATGGGTCGTCTGAGCCTAAGTTTCAATCGGCTAATCCGTTTGATGTTCTAAATGATCCTAGTGTTAATGAGGAAGAGGCGGGTAATAATTCGGGTGAGGTTCCTGTAGATGAGGAGGAGAATGAGGTGGAGGATGGTTTTGTTGATGGGGACGG GGGTTTGAACCGCCCCATTAAGCAAGCTGAGGTTCGTCAAGTTATTAAGGATGTTAATTTAAGCTTATGTGCTGTTCTTGAGTCTCACATTGATCCGAGTAATCTTTCTAAAATTTGTAAGGCGGTCTTTCGGTCGTGGAGTTGGACGTCTAATGGGGCTCTTTGTAATAAAGGTACCAGAATTATCGTTGGTTGGAATCCGTTAGTGTTTGATGTTATGGTGCTTTTTCAGTCGGATCAGGTTATGCATTTGCAGCTGTTTTTTAAACATGAgaaaaaaatgttgttttgttcgATTATATATGCTGCAAACTATTATATCTCTCGTAGGGAGTTATGGAACCATCTCGTTTTGCATAAGGCGCTTGTCCGTAATGATCCGTGGGTTATGCTAGGTGACTTTAATTCAGCTTTGTACCTTGAAGATAAATCTATGGGGTGTTCTTCGATTTCGGCTAGCATGAGAGACTTTCAAACGTGTGTTAATGATATTGAGATGCTGGATCTGAATCAGTCGGGTTTACATTTTACGTGGAGTCAAAAGCCAAAGAAGGGAATTGGTTTAATGAAAAAGATAGATAGAGTCATGGGGAATTCTCAGTTTGTAACCCAATTCCCGAATGCTGTGGCTGTCTTCTGCCCAGCTCGGTTATCGGATCATAGTCCGAGTATTCTCAAAATTCCGGTTGTTGGGAAAGTTAAACACAAGTCGTTCAAGTTTGCTAATTTTCTTGTTCACAAACCAGATTTTTTAGTCATTGTGAAGCGTATTTGGGATACGGATATTAGAGGGGTGTATCAATTCTCGGTCGTGAAAAAACTTCGGATGCTAAAGTCTCCTCTTCGAGTATTACTCTTTCAGCAAGGTAATTTGCACAAAAAAGTTCAAGAATTACGTGAGAAACTTGATCAGATTCAGCGAGAGCTCGATAGTAATCCGGCTAGTTTGATTATTCGAGAGGAAGAAACTTCTACTCGTCGTTCTTATCAGGAAGCTTTATTGGATGAAGAGCGGTTCTTGAAACAGAAATCCAAGGTGGATTGGTTGGCGGTTGGAGATATGAATTCAGCTTTCTTCCACTCGTCCCTTAAAAATAAAGTTCATTATAGTCGTATCAATGTTATTCAGGACGCTAATGGGAAGGTGTATGAGGATGAGCTTGTCCAGTTTGCGTTTGTTAATCATTACGAGAACTTTTTGGGTCACAAAGGTGACATTTCGCTCAGTCCGGCTCCAGATTTATTTACAAACAAGCTGAATATTGATGTTTCGGGTCATATGGTGCGTCCGGTTACGCCTGATGAGGTTAAAGGGCGATGTTCTCGATTGG GTAAGCTTCTTAGGGAATTGAACCACACGATTCTTGTTCTTCTTCCCAAGACGTCTTCCCCGTCAGTGGTTACGGACTATCGTCCGGTTGCTTGTTGCAATGTATTGTACAAATGCATTAGCAAGATTGTAGCTGATAGAATAAAAGTGGGTTTGAATGATATTGTTAGTGTCAACCAATCAGCTTTTGTGCCAGGCAGGAGGATATCGGACAATGTTTTACTTACACAAGAGTTGATGCATAACTATCATTGTAATGTTGGCCCTCCGAAATGTGCTTTCAAAGTGGATATTCAGAAGGCGTATGACACTGTCGATTGGAACTTTCTGAAGGGTATTTTGTTTGGTTTCGGTTTTCATCCTACAATGGTTCATTGGATTATGTTGTGTGTTTCCACTACAACGTATTCGGTGTGTGTTAATGGCGAGGTTCATGGTTTCTTTAAGGGTAGCAGGGGATTAAGGCAAGGTGATCCGGTCTCTCCTTATTTATTTACTCTCGTCATGGAAGTTCTTACGGCCATTTTACAGCATACGGTTAGGATTGACAATTCGTTTAAATTTCATAATAAATGCGAACGTCAACAGATTATCAACCTATGTTTCGCTGATGATTTGTTTATCTTCGCGAAGGGTGAGATTGCTTCAGCTAGATGTATTATGAAGGCTCTGGATTCGTTTACTAAAATGTCGGGTTTGTTGGCTAGTGTTCAGAAAAGTACTGTCTTTTTCTCGAATGTGCCATCTTATGTGAAATCTGCTATTCTGAATATTATGCCTTTTAAGGAGGGTTCGTTGCCTGTGAAATACTTGGGAGTGCCCCTTATTTCCTCCCGGTTGCTTCATAAAGATTGTTTTCTGTTAGTAGAGAAGCTAGAAAAACGTATTTTGCATTGGCGCAATAAGCTTCTGTCTTCTGCAGGCAGATTGCAACTTATAATTTCTGTCTTATCTTCCATGCATATTTGCTGGTCTTCTGTGTTTATTTTTCCGAACCGGGAGATTCAAAAGCTGGAGGCTTTGATGCGGAATTTTTTATGGTCTCGTGATAGTGCGTTTCAAAAAGGCCGGTCCAAAGTTTCGTGGAAAACGGTGTATGTTCCTAAGTTTGAGGGTGGTTTAGGTATTCGTCGGATCAGTGATGTTAATTTAGCCCTGATGACAACTCATATTTGGAGTATTCTTTCGAGGCGTCAGTCCGTGTGGGTTGAGTGGGTTCACTCTTACAGGTTGAGAGGTAAGAGTTTTTGGGTTTGTAAAATTCCGTCTAGCTGCTGCTGGTCTTGGAGAAAGCTTCTTCAGCTCCGGCCGATTGTTAGGAAGTTTTTTTGGTCTGATATTGGGAATGGTTCGGCTACTTCAGCTTGGCACGATAATTGGAGTGAGATAGGGCCGCTGGATCAGTATCTTTCTCCCCGAATGATTGCTAACGCGGGATTTAATATGGAGTTAAAGGTGTCTGATGTCAATTCCGATAATTCTTGGAGCTGGCCGGTTGCGTGGCGGGATTTGTACCCGGTTCTTATTCAGCTTGATAGTGTGTCTTTGCAACCGAATAAGTCTGATAAAGTCTTGTGGCGTCAAGGAGATCACAAACATGTGTTTTCGTCGTCTAGAGCTTGGGAGTCGGTTCGGTATCATGCTGAGGAGGTGGATTGGTGCCGTATTGTGTGGTTTGGTCAGTGTATTCCGCGACATGCTTTTCTTTTATGGCTTATCATGAGAAGGAAACTGCTTACTCAAGATAAGATTTTGAGCTGGGATTTCTCGCGCAGGAAAAATATGAATATGGTGTGCTGTTTGTTATGCTATGCTAATCATGACTCTCATAGTCACTTGTTTTTTGAATGCAAATTCTCGACGCAAGTGTGGCTGCTGGTTAGACAAAAAGCGGGTATGGATTCGGTGCATGCTAAATGGGATGATATTGTTAACTGGTTACTTGATCGGTCCAATTCAAAATTGGCGTCTGTTTACGTCGCTAAGCTGATTGTGGCGGCTACGGCTTACTACATTTGGCAGGAGCGAAATGCTAGATTATTCAGGAACCAGGTGAGGCCTCCGGAATCTCTAAGTGATATTATTATTCAACAAGTGCGGTACAAGCTGATTGGAGCGAAGTTGAAAAAGTGTGAAAATGTTCGTAGGCTTTTAAGGGCTTGGGATATTGAAGGCTCAGTTTTGCACGATGATGGTGGCTGA
- the LOC110875791 gene encoding uncharacterized protein LOC110875791 — protein MYVEYEWYPNRCFKCCVFGHSVETCPQTPKKPANVKRVAQNDKVQVHENRYAKKYPVIDEDGYQGVPSRKVARKQGFQVNKQKAKFEYRPVSAKPKGEVKKDSSSSGVESKNPFAALNDIEDDGVGDSDSEEVVEVYNETNDFMLQNSKKPNDKQGASTPSPVGSNESHVDIHNLNKVCSSVFRRWEWTSNGSSCQKGTRIIAGWDPGIFYVILLAQSSQVMHFQIIFKQDKKLLFCSVVYAANYYITRRELWQHLSKHKVLVGNNPWVILGDFNSALNLDDKSMGASNISPGMREFQECVLDIEVFDINSSGMHFTWNQKPKEGVGLLKKIDRIMGNTPFVDIFPNSVAFFHPNRLSDHCPCLLKIPATEKRKHQSFKFANFLVYKPGFIEAVKKVWDNNVEGVQQFQLVKKLRILKRPLRALLFQQGNLHKKVETLRGELDAIQREIDRSPFNLILHDQESRITAEFQEACLDEERFLKQKSKVDWLRAGDSNTAFFHASLKSRNHATRIEVIMNSEGEMFEGDNVSKAFVTHYEKFHGSEDDLVLRPSYDLFSNKLNANDSIYMIRPVTCEEVR, from the exons ATGTATGTTGAATATGAATGGTACCCGAATAGATGTTTTAAATGCTGTGTCTTTGGCCACTCAGTTGAAACATGTCCTCAAACTCCTAAGAAGCCTGCTAATGTAAAGAGAGTGGCTCAGAATGATAAGGTACAAGTGCATGAGAATCGTTATGCTAAAAAGTATCCGGTTATTGATGAAGATGGATATCAAGGTGTTCCGAGTAGGAAAGTGGCTCGAAAGCAGGGATTCCAAGTTAATAAACAAAAAGCTAAATTTGAATATAGACCGGTGAGTGCCAAACCGAAAGGGGAGGTGAAAAAAGATTCATCGTCAAGTGGTGTTGAGTCTAAAAACCCGTTTGCTGCTTTGAATGATATTGAAGACGATGGGGTCGGCGATTCAGATAGTGAGGAGGTTGTGGAGGTATATAACGAAACGAATGATTTTATGTTACAAAACTCTAAGAAACCAAATGATAaacaaggggcaagcactccttctccAGTTGGTTCTAATG AATCCCATGTGGATATTCACAATCTGAATAAGGTTTGTTCTTCTGTGTTTCGTCGCTGGGAGTGGACTTCGAATGGGAGTAGTTGTCAGAAGGGTACGAGAATCATTGCTGGGTGGGATCCGGGTATTTTTTATGTCATCTTGCTTGCTCAGTCTTCTCAGGTTATGCACTTCCAAATCATCTTTAAGCAAGATAAAAAACTGTTATTTTGTTCAGTTGTTTATGCCGCGAACTATTATATCACTCGAAGGGAGTTATGGCAACATTTATCTAAACATAAAGTGCTTGTTGGTAACAATCCATGGGTTATCTTAGGCGATTTTAATTCAGCTTTGAATTTGGATGATAAGTCTATGGGTGCTTCGAATATCTCGCCTGGTATGAGAGAATTCCAAGAGTGTGTCTTGGATATAGAAGTGTTTGATATAAATAGTTCGGGAATGCATTTCACGTGGAACCAAAAGCCTAAGGAGGGTGTTGGCTTATTAAAGAAAATTGATAGAATAATGGGCAATACCCCTTTTGTAGACATTTTCCCCAACTCGGTAGCATTTTTCCATCCAAATCGGCTATCCGATCATTGTCCTTGTCTGTTAAAGATTCCAGCTACAGAGAAGAGGAAGCATCAATCGTTCAAGTTTGCTAATTTTTTAGTTTATAAGCCGGGATTTATTGAGGCGGTCAAGAAGGTATGGGATAACAATGTTGAAGGAGTTCAGCAATTCCAGTTAGTAAAGAAACTTCGTATTTTGAAAAGACCTCTTCGTGCCTTATTATTCCAACAAGGTAATTTACATAAGAAAGTAGAGACTCTGCGTGGGGAGTTGGATGCGATACAAAGGGAGATAGATAGAAGCCCTTTCAATCTTATTCTTCAtgatcaagaatcaagaattacgGCTGAATTTCAAGAGGCTTGCCTAGATGAAGAGcgttttttaaaacaaaaatctaaagTCGACTGGCTTCGAGCTGGTGATTCGAACACGGCCTTCTTTCATGCTTCGCTGAAAAGCAGAAATCATGCGACTCGTATTGAGGTTATTATGAATTCGGAAGGGGAGATGTTTGAAGGGGATAATGTCTCTAAGGCGTTTGTTACTCATTATGAGAAGTTTCATGGTAGTGAAGATGACCTAGTGCTTCGTCCCTCTTATGATCTTTTTTCGAATAAGTTGAATGCTAATGATTCTATTTATATGATCCGTCCGGTGACGTGTGAAGAGGTTAGATAG